One region of Priestia megaterium genomic DNA includes:
- a CDS encoding MMPL family transporter, protein MKFIVKFKWVIAAFILALTVILMLTAPNLTKLASEKGQSQLPDDAVSSRASQILKNAGEDSNTISMVIKLDNALDKDSEKQIQKIIDKTEKIKGVKDVTTPLTDDQDVRNQLMSKDKKTVLVPVTVSGSDEKVEKIANQIYDSVPKDVTAYVTGASLINQDFAHSSEEGLKKTEFITIFLILGLLLLVFRSVVTPFIPILIVGITYLISQSLLGILVKNVDFPISTFTQTFLVAILFGIGTDYCILLLNRFREELANGHDKVEATITAYRTAGRTLFISGIAVFIGFAAIGFAKFAIFQSAVGVAVGVGVLLVILFTLLPLFMVTLGEKLFWPSKKVASHSDNKLWGFLGRKAVARPFVFLVITAIITVPFIVTYDSKVSFDSTAEISSDYKSIKGLNAISDALGEGKAFPVNVIIKGDKELTKADVIPYLGNISKAIEKVDHVDSVMTITQPTGEKIDDLYVNSQLGSVSDGIKDAVKGIGDVQKGLSDIEKGLNQIADQTGSASKESGGSLAPAADGLAQVNQQLQLVSTQLSTTGNVQQAVPQLAAISKQLTTIQTGLQQANENLSAQQGQVGTLSDSINQLAEGVDSANDGLTKISDGLTKATGMLDNMSDSSTVRDTGIYLPAEVMKDKGFKQSIDNYSFADGKGVKLSVVLDQNPYSEEAISTVKNIEKAVASEVVDTPFEHTEIVYGGVSSSNADLKDLSTTDLSRTMVIMMIGLFIVLTILFRSMIMPVYMIASLLLTYYTAMGISELLFVDIMGNDGISWAVPFFSFVILVALGIDYSIFLLDRFNEEVKSGVAEGMVTSMSKMGSVIITAAIILAGTFGAMMPSGVLTLVHVATVVIIGLLLYGLVILPLLMPAIVVTLGEGNWWPFLRKKEKYKVEE, encoded by the coding sequence ATGAAATTTATTGTGAAATTTAAATGGGTGATTGCGGCCTTTATTTTAGCTTTAACGGTCATATTGATGCTAACGGCACCCAATTTAACAAAGCTCGCAAGTGAAAAAGGGCAGTCTCAGCTTCCTGATGATGCCGTTTCATCTAGGGCCAGCCAAATTCTCAAAAATGCCGGGGAAGACAGTAACACCATCAGCATGGTGATCAAGCTAGATAACGCATTAGATAAAGATAGTGAGAAACAGATACAGAAAATCATTGATAAGACAGAGAAAATTAAAGGTGTAAAAGATGTTACAACGCCTTTAACAGATGATCAAGATGTTCGTAACCAATTAATGTCTAAAGACAAAAAAACCGTTTTAGTTCCGGTTACTGTCAGTGGATCGGATGAAAAAGTTGAAAAAATAGCGAATCAGATTTATGACAGCGTGCCAAAAGACGTTACGGCATATGTAACAGGTGCATCTCTTATTAATCAGGATTTTGCACACAGTTCAGAAGAAGGGTTAAAGAAAACCGAGTTTATTACTATCTTCTTGATTTTAGGTTTGCTTCTACTCGTTTTCCGTTCAGTCGTGACGCCGTTTATTCCTATTTTAATTGTGGGAATCACATACTTAATCAGTCAATCGTTACTAGGTATTTTAGTTAAAAATGTCGATTTTCCAATCTCAACGTTCACGCAAACGTTCTTAGTAGCTATTTTGTTTGGAATAGGTACGGATTACTGCATTCTTTTACTTAACCGTTTCCGTGAAGAATTGGCTAACGGACATGATAAAGTAGAAGCCACGATCACGGCTTACCGTACAGCAGGAAGAACGTTATTCATCAGCGGAATTGCCGTATTTATTGGTTTTGCAGCCATCGGATTTGCCAAGTTTGCTATTTTCCAATCGGCCGTTGGCGTAGCAGTGGGAGTTGGTGTGCTGCTAGTGATTTTATTTACCTTGCTGCCACTTTTTATGGTTACGCTTGGAGAAAAATTATTTTGGCCGTCTAAAAAAGTGGCTTCTCATAGCGATAATAAGCTGTGGGGGTTTTTAGGAAGAAAGGCAGTAGCGCGACCGTTCGTATTTTTAGTCATTACAGCGATTATTACCGTGCCTTTTATTGTAACGTATGACTCAAAAGTATCGTTTGATTCTACTGCTGAAATAAGCAGTGATTATAAATCTATAAAAGGACTAAATGCTATCAGTGACGCACTGGGAGAAGGAAAAGCATTTCCTGTCAATGTTATTATTAAAGGAGATAAAGAGTTAACAAAGGCGGATGTTATTCCGTATTTAGGAAATATAAGCAAAGCAATTGAAAAAGTGGATCACGTGGATTCTGTTATGACGATCACACAGCCTACGGGAGAAAAGATTGATGATTTATATGTTAATTCACAGCTGGGCTCTGTATCAGACGGAATCAAAGATGCTGTTAAAGGAATCGGAGATGTACAAAAAGGATTAAGTGATATTGAAAAAGGGCTAAATCAAATAGCCGACCAAACGGGTTCTGCTTCTAAAGAATCTGGCGGGTCACTTGCACCTGCCGCAGACGGATTAGCTCAAGTTAATCAACAGCTGCAGCTTGTCAGCACTCAGCTCTCTACAACAGGAAATGTGCAGCAAGCGGTTCCTCAGCTTGCAGCAATCAGCAAACAGCTTACTACCATTCAAACCGGTCTTCAACAAGCAAATGAGAATCTTTCAGCTCAGCAAGGCCAAGTCGGAACCCTATCAGACAGTATCAATCAATTAGCAGAAGGTGTTGATAGTGCAAATGATGGGCTAACGAAAATCTCAGATGGCTTAACAAAAGCAACAGGTATGCTTGATAACATGAGTGACAGCTCAACAGTTAGAGATACGGGTATTTATCTTCCAGCAGAAGTGATGAAAGATAAAGGGTTTAAACAATCCATCGACAACTATTCTTTTGCAGATGGAAAAGGAGTTAAGCTCAGCGTAGTGCTCGATCAAAATCCATATTCTGAAGAAGCCATTTCAACCGTAAAAAATATTGAAAAAGCGGTGGCAAGCGAAGTCGTTGATACGCCGTTTGAGCATACAGAAATTGTGTACGGAGGGGTATCGAGCTCAAATGCGGATTTAAAAGATTTATCTACAACGGATCTTTCACGCACAATGGTTATTATGATGATTGGATTGTTTATTGTTTTGACCATTTTATTCCGTTCAATGATCATGCCTGTATACATGATTGCTTCACTGTTGCTTACGTATTATACAGCAATGGGAATCTCAGAGCTTCTATTCGTGGATATAATGGGGAATGACGGAATCAGCTGGGCCGTGCCATTCTTTAGTTTTGTTATTTTAGTTGCTCTTGGAATTGACTATTCTATTTTCTTGTTAGACCGTTTTAACGAAGAAGTGAAAAGCGGCGTAGCAGAAGGCATGGTTACGTCTATGAGTAAGATGGGGTCGGTTATTATTACTGCCGCTATTATCCTAGCCGGAACGTTTGGGGCTATGATGCCATCAGGTGTATTAACGCTTGTTCATGTAGCAACAGTTGTTATCATCGGTCTTTTACTTTATGGTCTTGTTATTCTTCCGCTTCTTATGCCAGCGATTGTCGTGACGCTTGGAGAAGGAAACTGGTGGCCGTTTCTTCGAAAAAAAGAAAAATACAAAGTAGAAGAATAA
- a CDS encoding amino acid permease translates to MGKLFKKKSIEQLLEQSQNKSLVKTLGAFDLTLLGIGAVIGTGVLVLTGLVAANDAGPAVIFSFILASIVCGFAALCYAEFASTIPVSGSVYTYTYATIGEVVAHLMGWTLLSVYLLTMSAVANGWSSYFNNFLEGFGFSLPKELITIPANGGLVNLPAICITLLITWLLSRGTKESKKVNNFMVLVKLFIILLFIIVGAFYVKPSNWTPFMPYGIEGVVTGGAAVFFAFLGFDALSTSAEEVKNPQRNLPIGIISSLVICTIIYVAVCLVMTGVVSYKELNVPEAMAYVLHSVGQNAVAGVIAAGAVIGIMAVIFAYIYAATRILFSMSRDGLLPKAFAKTNEKTGVPTLSTWLVGIIGALISGFIDLKELANLANIGALLTFGMVGVSIIILRKTHPTLKRGFTMPFVPVLPILSVLSCLFLMINLPKTTWLYFSIWIVLGIFVYIGYSRKHSRLTSKEMKKAS, encoded by the coding sequence ATGGGAAAACTATTTAAAAAGAAGTCAATCGAGCAATTATTAGAACAAAGTCAAAACAAATCTCTAGTCAAAACATTAGGGGCATTCGATTTGACTCTTCTTGGTATTGGAGCCGTAATAGGAACGGGGGTTTTAGTTTTAACAGGCTTAGTAGCTGCTAACGATGCGGGGCCAGCCGTTATTTTTTCTTTTATACTGGCTTCTATTGTATGCGGTTTTGCAGCGCTGTGCTATGCGGAATTTGCTTCAACTATACCTGTATCTGGGAGCGTTTACACCTATACATATGCAACCATCGGCGAAGTGGTAGCACACTTAATGGGATGGACATTGCTTTCCGTCTATTTATTAACGATGTCAGCAGTAGCAAATGGATGGTCTTCTTATTTTAATAATTTTTTAGAAGGCTTTGGTTTTTCACTCCCAAAAGAATTGATTACGATCCCTGCAAATGGAGGCCTGGTGAACCTTCCTGCTATTTGTATTACCCTTCTTATTACATGGCTGCTTTCAAGGGGAACTAAAGAAAGTAAAAAAGTGAATAATTTTATGGTGCTTGTTAAATTATTTATTATCCTTCTCTTTATTATTGTAGGGGCTTTTTATGTGAAGCCGTCTAATTGGACTCCTTTTATGCCTTATGGAATTGAAGGGGTTGTGACAGGGGGAGCGGCCGTATTTTTTGCTTTCTTAGGTTTTGATGCTTTATCTACATCAGCAGAAGAAGTAAAGAACCCGCAGCGCAATTTGCCAATTGGAATTATTAGTTCACTCGTGATCTGCACGATTATTTATGTAGCGGTATGCCTTGTTATGACAGGGGTTGTTTCTTACAAGGAACTGAATGTTCCAGAAGCAATGGCCTATGTTCTTCATTCAGTAGGACAAAATGCAGTGGCAGGAGTTATTGCTGCAGGAGCTGTCATTGGGATTATGGCTGTTATTTTCGCCTACATTTATGCAGCAACACGAATTTTATTCTCAATGAGCCGCGACGGCTTGCTACCAAAAGCATTTGCTAAAACAAATGAGAAAACGGGAGTTCCGACTCTCTCCACTTGGCTAGTAGGAATTATCGGAGCGTTAATTTCAGGATTTATCGATTTAAAAGAACTTGCGAATTTAGCAAATATCGGAGCCCTTTTAACTTTCGGTATGGTGGGCGTCAGCATTATCATCTTACGCAAAACGCACCCAACTTTAAAACGTGGATTTACAATGCCGTTTGTCCCGGTTTTACCAATTTTATCTGTATTATCTTGTTTATTTTTAATGATTAATCTTCCTAAAACAACATGGCTATATTTTAGCATATGGATTGTGCTTGGTATATTTGTGTATATAGGTTATTCTCGTAAACACAGTCGATTAACAAGTAAAGAAATGAAAAAAGCGAGTTAG
- the thrS gene encoding threonine--tRNA ligase translates to MSKQMEAEKRNHQKLGQELELFMSMEEAPGMPFFLPNGMIVRNELENYWKQKHYKAGYQEIKTPIMMKQELWEQSGHWEHYHENMYFSNVDKQNYAIKPMNCPGAILLFNSKRRSYRELPVRYAELGLVHRHELSGSLNGLLRVRSFTQDDAHLFVEPSQIEAEISRILAFIHDFYSHFGFDYKVELSTRPEKFMGDIETWNQAEKSLQSVLNEKGLDYQVNEGDGAFYGPKIDFHILDSLGRSWQCGTVQLDFLMPEKFDCMYIGEDNKPHRPVMIHRAIYGSVERFMAILIEHYEGQFPLWLAPVQFKLLPIAPPHVEYAYKVKHELESQGYRVEVDDRIEKIGLKIREAEMLKVPYMAVIGDKEVENKSLAMRKHGKKNIGTVSVEEAAVHLNKEMDSNRVY, encoded by the coding sequence ATGTCAAAACAAATGGAAGCAGAAAAACGAAATCATCAAAAATTAGGTCAAGAACTGGAGCTGTTTATGTCGATGGAAGAAGCTCCTGGTATGCCGTTTTTCTTACCTAACGGAATGATTGTTCGAAATGAGTTAGAAAACTACTGGAAACAAAAGCATTACAAAGCAGGCTATCAAGAGATAAAAACACCCATCATGATGAAACAGGAGCTATGGGAACAATCAGGGCATTGGGAGCACTATCATGAAAATATGTATTTTTCAAATGTTGACAAACAAAACTATGCGATTAAACCGATGAATTGTCCGGGAGCCATTTTATTGTTTAACAGCAAGCGAAGAAGCTACCGAGAACTTCCAGTTCGATACGCGGAGCTCGGGTTAGTTCATCGCCACGAGCTTTCTGGCTCTTTAAACGGATTACTAAGAGTTCGGTCATTCACACAGGACGACGCTCATTTATTCGTAGAACCCAGTCAGATCGAAGCTGAGATTAGCCGCATTCTAGCGTTTATCCATGACTTTTATTCACATTTTGGCTTTGATTACAAAGTGGAGCTATCCACACGTCCTGAAAAATTTATGGGAGATATTGAAACATGGAATCAAGCAGAAAAGTCGCTTCAATCGGTGCTAAATGAAAAAGGCTTAGACTATCAGGTAAATGAAGGAGACGGAGCTTTTTACGGGCCGAAAATCGATTTTCATATTTTAGATTCCCTAGGCCGCAGCTGGCAGTGCGGAACAGTTCAGCTTGATTTTCTAATGCCAGAGAAGTTTGACTGTATGTATATTGGAGAGGACAATAAACCGCACCGTCCCGTAATGATTCACCGCGCTATATACGGTTCCGTTGAACGATTTATGGCCATCTTGATTGAACATTATGAAGGTCAATTTCCTCTTTGGCTGGCTCCTGTTCAATTTAAGCTTTTGCCTATTGCACCGCCGCATGTGGAATATGCATACAAGGTGAAACACGAGCTGGAGTCACAAGGGTATCGTGTTGAAGTGGATGATCGTATTGAAAAAATAGGTCTGAAAATTAGAGAAGCCGAAATGCTCAAAGTTCCTTATATGGCCGTAATAGGAGATAAAGAAGTAGAAAATAAATCGCTTGCTATGCGAAAGCATGGGAAGAAAAACATTGGAACAGTAAGTGTTGAAGAGGCAGCTGTACACTTGAATAAAGAAATGGATTCAAACAGAGTTTATTGA
- a CDS encoding MarR family winged helix-turn-helix transcriptional regulator produces the protein MTKSKLYQAVELFEEVLFVGTEVIHRELSHNLFEHVSRQQFDLLNSLMIKGPSSPGSLAVLQGVHKSAISNRIKKLLEKGLVEWDTNELESDKRSKLIKITAEGEKVIHDGNAACFSIIENLFDDVEEEKIDTFIEILTMAKEKLTIKGESKK, from the coding sequence GTGACGAAAAGCAAGTTATATCAAGCTGTAGAACTTTTTGAAGAAGTGCTGTTTGTAGGAACAGAAGTCATTCACAGAGAGCTGAGCCATAACCTCTTCGAACATGTCTCAAGGCAGCAGTTTGATTTGTTAAATAGTTTAATGATTAAAGGTCCATCTTCACCTGGCAGTCTCGCTGTCTTGCAAGGTGTTCATAAAAGTGCCATTTCGAATCGAATTAAAAAACTGCTCGAAAAAGGGCTTGTGGAGTGGGACACTAATGAACTAGAGAGCGATAAACGTTCTAAGCTTATTAAGATTACGGCTGAAGGAGAAAAGGTAATACATGACGGAAATGCCGCGTGTTTTAGTATCATTGAGAATTTGTTTGATGATGTAGAAGAAGAAAAAATAGATACATTTATTGAAATTCTTACAATGGCAAAAGAAAAGTTAACTATAAAAGGGGAAAGCAAAAAATGA
- a CDS encoding MFS transporter, with the protein MNTMHANEQVSKKDSFPIALISLTLGAFAIGMTEFVIMGILPNVAEDLHVSISTAGQLITGYALGVAIGAPILTIFTHRLPQKLLLCLLMLLFILGNAIAIIAPNYGILMGARLVTALCHGTFFGVGAVIASRLVQPHKRASAVATMMAGLTIANIIGVPVGTFIGQHLGWRASFGAITIMGIIAFIGIILFIPKLGQEKLTGLKQQFAAFSQPKLLVMLLLSAIGCGSLFTVFTYITPLLEDVTGVSEHSVTWILVLYGCGVTLGNVVGGKLADWKLMPSVVGIFAFLCIVLTIFTFTVKSPTAAIITLFFWGAAAFAVMPGIQVKIMNLAQEAPALASTSNHSFANLGNAFGAFFGGVIINHMGLTSLPWVGAIFVGTAFVISTCLFIVETRKKHSEQSS; encoded by the coding sequence ATGAATACAATGCATGCTAATGAGCAGGTCAGTAAGAAAGATTCCTTTCCAATTGCTCTTATCTCGTTGACTCTTGGAGCTTTTGCTATTGGAATGACGGAATTCGTTATTATGGGGATACTGCCTAACGTTGCAGAAGACCTTCATGTTAGCATTTCGACTGCTGGTCAGCTAATTACGGGCTATGCTTTAGGAGTAGCGATTGGCGCGCCAATTTTAACCATTTTTACTCATCGACTTCCTCAAAAGCTTCTGCTTTGTTTACTCATGCTTTTATTTATTCTCGGAAATGCGATTGCTATTATTGCACCTAACTATGGAATTTTGATGGGAGCTCGTTTAGTTACGGCGTTATGTCACGGTACTTTCTTTGGAGTAGGCGCTGTTATTGCTTCACGGCTCGTACAACCGCATAAGCGAGCAAGTGCTGTTGCAACGATGATGGCAGGTTTAACCATTGCAAATATTATCGGCGTTCCTGTAGGAACATTTATTGGCCAACACTTAGGTTGGAGAGCTTCGTTTGGGGCTATTACCATTATGGGAATCATTGCATTTATCGGTATTATTCTGTTTATCCCAAAGCTTGGTCAAGAAAAATTAACGGGTCTAAAACAGCAGTTTGCTGCTTTTAGCCAACCAAAACTTCTTGTGATGCTTCTTTTAAGTGCAATAGGGTGCGGTAGTTTATTTACTGTATTTACGTACATTACACCGCTTCTTGAAGACGTTACGGGAGTAAGTGAACACAGCGTTACGTGGATACTTGTATTGTACGGATGCGGCGTTACGCTTGGAAATGTTGTTGGAGGAAAGCTTGCAGATTGGAAGTTAATGCCTTCGGTTGTAGGTATATTTGCTTTTCTTTGTATTGTGCTGACTATTTTTACGTTTACTGTCAAAAGCCCAACAGCCGCGATTATCACGCTGTTTTTCTGGGGAGCAGCAGCATTTGCTGTAATGCCTGGTATTCAAGTGAAAATTATGAACTTAGCACAGGAAGCACCTGCTTTAGCTTCTACTTCGAATCACTCATTTGCTAACTTAGGAAATGCTTTTGGCGCCTTTTTCGGAGGCGTAATTATTAACCATATGGGACTTACTTCACTTCCTTGGGTTGGCGCCATTTTTGTAGGAACGGCTTTTGTTATTAGCACTTGTCTGTTTATTGTGGAAACACGCAAAAAACATAGTGAACAATCGTCCTAA